The Deltaproteobacteria bacterium genome window below encodes:
- a CDS encoding DUF3108 domain-containing protein — protein sequence MNRRNFLINIAAIFLGAFALLWFPFTKLQQLFAAQRIFNTAPPLKPLPTSSQTTIGEAFDGEELTYDIGFWLFDKAAIGHISLKRKDDGRYIATLQAETLGVIGWVTRHRKDTYIAYMEEADNGKRFVTNIFDKTVTIGGRTSRTVTKLDYKKRFMSWKSWKKDKTIEEKEEEILPDTIYDDPLAAFYNFRFGTYGPIEEGREYYITTFPKNGEKTMYIKIAAKEEKNRRIHSSPDDVDYLADVIIDKELFGSQTGRVEAFFSKEMIPTGGIVKDMIFFGDVRGILVEMKSKLAFKKERGI from the coding sequence ATGAACAGGCGAAACTTTTTAATAAATATTGCTGCTATTTTTTTAGGGGCCTTTGCACTCCTTTGGTTTCCATTCACGAAACTACAGCAATTATTTGCTGCCCAAAGGATTTTTAATACAGCCCCGCCTCTTAAACCTTTACCCACGAGTTCACAAACCACTATTGGTGAGGCATTTGATGGAGAAGAACTTACATACGATATAGGCTTCTGGTTATTTGATAAGGCTGCAATAGGTCATATTAGTCTAAAGAGAAAAGATGACGGCAGATATATTGCAACCCTTCAGGCAGAGACCCTAGGCGTAATAGGCTGGGTAACAAGGCATAGAAAAGACACCTATATTGCCTATATGGAAGAGGCGGATAATGGCAAAAGGTTTGTAACGAATATATTTGACAAGACCGTTACAATCGGAGGCAGAACAAGTCGCACTGTTACTAAACTTGATTACAAAAAAAGGTTCATGTCGTGGAAGTCATGGAAAAAGGATAAGACCATAGAAGAAAAAGAAGAAGAAATCCTGCCTGATACAATATATGATGACCCACTTGCTGCCTTTTATAATTTCAGGTTCGGCACATACGGGCCTATTGAGGAAGGCAGGGAATATTATATCACCACATTCCCCAAAAATGGCGAAAAGACAATGTATATAAAGATTGCGGCAAAGGAAGAAAAAAACAGAAGAATCCACAGCAGCCCTGATGATGTTGACTATCTTGCAGATGTTATTATAGACAAGGAACTCTTCGGCTCTCAGACAGGTCGTGTTGAGGCATTTTTCTCAAAGGAGATGATACCAACAGGCGGGATTGTAAAGGATATGATATTCTTTGGTGATGTGAGGGGAATCCTTGTTGAGATGAAATCGAAACTTGCCTTCAAAAAAGAGAGAGGCATTTAA
- the nusB gene encoding transcription antitermination factor NusB, whose protein sequence is MGSRRHARELALQVLYQLDVKGNCDTYDTLTLQVKPSYPETIHDYIHKLVDGVRKYRDEIDVIIEAYSENWSLNRMAIIDRNILRLAIFEILYCRDIPYKVAIDEAVELGKKFGTEESSAFINGILDRIAKEKPKAVNQ, encoded by the coding sequence ATGGGCAGCAGAAGACATGCCAGAGAACTGGCGCTACAGGTTCTTTATCAATTAGATGTGAAGGGAAACTGCGATACTTATGACACCCTTACCCTTCAAGTAAAACCATCTTATCCTGAAACAATACATGATTATATTCATAAACTTGTAGATGGTGTTAGAAAATACAGAGATGAAATTGATGTAATTATTGAGGCATATTCAGAGAATTGGTCTTTAAACCGTATGGCAATAATTGACAGAAATATCTTAAGGCTTGCTATATTTGAAATACTTTACTGTAGAGATATCCCATATAAAGTTGCCATAGATGAGGCAGTGGAACTTGGAAAGAAATTCGGCACAGAGGAGTCCAGTGCCTTTATAAATGGGATATTGGACAGGATTGCCAAAGAAAAACCAAAGGCTGTCAACCAATAA
- a CDS encoding 6,7-dimethyl-8-ribityllumazine synthase, whose amino-acid sequence MPKVIEGNLSAKGLKFAIVLSRFNDFIGEKLKEGAVDTLIRSGADDKDIDVIKVPGSFEMPVIVKKLIEKGKYDAVICLGVIIRGATPHFEYVASEAAKGIARVSIDTGVPVSFGIITSDNIEQAIERAGTKSGNKGRDAALSAVEMANLLREIK is encoded by the coding sequence ATGCCAAAGGTCATAGAAGGCAATCTGTCTGCAAAGGGTTTAAAGTTTGCAATTGTTTTAAGCAGATTTAATGACTTTATCGGAGAGAAATTAAAAGAAGGGGCTGTAGACACACTCATCCGCAGCGGTGCAGATGACAAAGATATAGATGTAATAAAGGTCCCTGGTTCTTTTGAAATGCCTGTTATTGTAAAAAAACTGATTGAAAAGGGCAAATACGATGCTGTTATATGCCTTGGTGTAATCATCCGTGGAGCAACACCTCATTTTGAGTATGTAGCAAGTGAGGCAGCAAAGGGGATTGCAAGGGTATCTATTGACACAGGGGTCCCTGTATCATTTGGTATAATCACTTCTGACAATATAGAACAGGCAATTGAAAGGGCTGGCACAAAATCAGGAAATAAAGGCAGGGATGCAGCACTATCCGCAGTAGAAATGGCAAATCTGTTAAGGGAAATAAAATAA
- a CDS encoding bifunctional 3,4-dihydroxy-2-butanone-4-phosphate synthase/GTP cyclohydrolase II, translating into MAIKRVEDAIRDIKEGRMVILVDDEDRENEGDIVIAAEKVTHDTINFMARYARGLICLAITEETADKLDLQPMVNENTSLHKTAFTISIDAKKGTTTGISAHDRALTILTAIKDDAKPEDLARPGHIFPLRGRKGGVLVRTGQTEGSIDLARLADMKPAGVICEIMKDDGTMARLPDLEVFAKEYNLKIVTVADIVEYRLRKERLVRRTAVTILPTRYGGEFTAIAYENDVDFHEHLALVKGDIVPSEPTLVRVHSECLTGDVFGSERCDCGDQLKCSMKMIERAGKGVVLYMHQEGRGIGLVNKLKAYALQDKGLDTVEANERLGFKADLRDYGIGAQILLDLGVRKMKLMTNNPKKIVGLEGYGLEIIERVPIEVHAHERNIDYLRTKKEKMGHIIGNLEIVSGSAKNGCCANNIHGIIPKNRH; encoded by the coding sequence ATGGCTATTAAAAGGGTTGAAGATGCAATAAGGGATATAAAAGAAGGCAGGATGGTTATCCTCGTTGACGATGAAGACAGAGAGAATGAGGGTGACATAGTGATTGCTGCAGAAAAGGTAACCCATGATACAATAAACTTCATGGCAAGATACGCAAGGGGACTTATATGCCTTGCCATTACAGAAGAGACGGCTGACAAATTGGATTTACAGCCCATGGTCAATGAGAATACATCGCTTCATAAAACTGCATTTACCATATCAATAGATGCAAAAAAGGGGACAACTACCGGTATCTCAGCACATGACAGGGCTTTGACAATACTTACTGCGATTAAGGATGATGCAAAACCAGAGGATTTGGCAAGACCCGGACATATATTCCCTTTGCGGGGAAGAAAGGGCGGTGTTCTTGTCCGGACAGGGCAGACAGAAGGCTCAATAGACTTGGCAAGACTTGCGGACATGAAACCTGCAGGTGTTATATGCGAAATCATGAAGGATGACGGCACAATGGCAAGGCTGCCTGATTTGGAGGTATTTGCAAAAGAATATAACCTTAAAATTGTTACAGTTGCAGATATTGTGGAATACAGGTTGAGAAAGGAAAGGCTGGTCAGGAGGACAGCAGTTACTATACTCCCCACCCGATACGGCGGTGAATTTACAGCCATTGCCTATGAAAATGATGTTGATTTCCATGAGCATCTTGCACTTGTAAAGGGCGATATAGTGCCTTCCGAGCCTACACTTGTAAGGGTGCATTCAGAATGTCTTACCGGTGATGTATTTGGTTCAGAAAGATGCGACTGCGGGGACCAATTGAAATGTTCAATGAAGATGATAGAAAGGGCAGGCAAGGGAGTTGTCCTGTATATGCATCAGGAAGGCAGGGGTATAGGGCTTGTAAACAAATTAAAGGCATATGCCCTTCAGGATAAGGGGCTGGATACGGTGGAGGCAAATGAAAGGCTTGGTTTCAAGGCTGACTTGAGGGATTATGGCATAGGCGCTCAGATACTCCTTGATTTGGGTGTAAGAAAGATGAAACTTATGACTAACAACCCAAAGAAGATTGTCGGACTTGAAGGGTATGGACTGGAGATTATTGAAAGGGTTCCAATAGAGGTCCATGCACATGAAAGAAATATTGACTATTTGAGAACTAAAAAAGAAAAGATGGGTCATATAATTGGAAATCTGGAAATAGTTTCAGGTAGTGCAAAAAATGGTTGTTGTGCAAATAATATACACGGCATCATACCCAAAAATAGACATTGA
- a CDS encoding riboflavin synthase, with the protein MFTGIIQSTGKVRDVKKGGNSCMISISVNLDFNMNDAVIGDSIAVDGTCRTVIEKGKCGFTAYVSEETIRLTTLASARNGMTVNLEKALKVSDRIGGHIITGHVDATGIITEKRVSDESAVMGFSIPEELARQVVKKGAIAVDGISLTVAERTDIGFTVHIIPHTLKATTLGIKTIGNRVNIETDIIGKYVERLLLPYMEVTETTGKKLGTSNLDTEFLIRHGFIGKE; encoded by the coding sequence ATGTTTACAGGAATAATACAATCTACAGGAAAAGTAAGGGATGTTAAAAAAGGGGGAAACTCCTGCATGATTTCTATTAGTGTAAACCTTGATTTCAATATGAATGATGCTGTTATTGGCGATAGTATTGCAGTTGATGGCACCTGCCGTACAGTTATTGAAAAGGGGAAATGTGGTTTTACTGCCTATGTATCAGAAGAGACCATAAGACTTACAACACTCGCATCTGCAAGAAATGGCATGACTGTAAATCTTGAAAAGGCTTTAAAGGTGTCTGACAGGATTGGAGGTCATATCATTACAGGGCATGTTGACGCAACAGGTATTATTACAGAAAAAAGGGTTAGCGATGAGTCTGCTGTCATGGGATTTAGTATCCCGGAAGAACTGGCAAGGCAGGTTGTAAAAAAGGGGGCAATTGCAGTTGACGGCATAAGCCTGACAGTTGCTGAAAGAACTGACATAGGTTTTACTGTCCACATCATACCCCATACCCTGAAGGCAACTACACTTGGGATAAAAACCATAGGTAATAGGGTAAATATAGAAACTGACATCATAGGCAAATATGTGGAAAGGCTTTTGCTTCCATACATGGAAGTTACAGAAACAACAGGCAAGAAATTAGGGACAAGTAATCTTGATACAGAGTTTTTAATAAGGCATGGATTCATTGGCAAGGAGTAA
- a CDS encoding DUF494 family protein, with protein sequence MQKKVWEIISMLIQYLIEEGEIGSEKMWKMSLNLQGYSSEDIDTAIAWLRSVLIDRDAIVMNNSVRVFAPFEKTRLSKDAQDFLIRLKEMGFIDSKLQEEIIERALLLDVPQIRKEEIKAISAIMLSISSKKGWQEKALKIIEENLSGTLN encoded by the coding sequence ATGCAAAAGAAGGTTTGGGAGATTATCTCAATGCTCATTCAATATCTGATTGAGGAGGGTGAGATAGGCAGTGAAAAGATGTGGAAGATGTCGCTTAATCTTCAAGGCTATTCATCGGAAGATATTGATACTGCAATCGCATGGTTAAGGAGTGTATTGATTGACAGGGACGCAATAGTAATGAATAACTCTGTCAGGGTCTTTGCCCCTTTTGAAAAGACCCGACTCTCAAAGGATGCACAGGATTTCCTTATAAGATTAAAGGAGATGGGATTTATTGACAGTAAACTTCAGGAAGAGATAATAGAAAGGGCGCTCCTCCTTGATGTTCCGCAAATCAGAAAAGAGGAGATAAAGGCAATCTCCGCAATAATGCTTTCTATAAGTTCAAAAAAGGGATGGCAGGAAAAGGCATTAAAGATTATTGAAGAAAACTTAAGCGGCACCTTAAATTAG
- the dprA gene encoding DNA-protecting protein DprA, producing the protein MGKPFKSGDIRFWLGLNNVPNIKKSVYKNLIQNFGSAYNVFKASVEELSLVTDFKTAQEIKRFNGWEKIDKEIELLKKHSISVITISDSKYPKNLLSINDPPQYLYVKGIIQEYDRLAIAVVGTRAPSYYGTTVAEKIAQELAQYGVTVVSGLARGIDSAAHRGALSGKGRTIAVLGCGIDIVYPRENKKLFEEIAEKGAVISEFPIGTPPLPHNFPLRNRIISGLSLGVLVVEASLRSGSLITARLALEYNRDVFCIPGAITSDRSKGTNKLIKDGAKLVESVKDILEDFYEIRENRKKEGGNNLSLSKEESKVLDLLDGGPIQIDTIIQRTHLSPAEISTLLLEMEIKGLIEQQPGKIFYRRQGE; encoded by the coding sequence ATGGGTAAACCTTTTAAGTCAGGAGATATAAGGTTCTGGCTTGGACTGAATAATGTCCCCAATATAAAAAAGTCAGTCTATAAAAACCTTATACAGAATTTTGGCAGTGCATATAATGTATTCAAGGCATCTGTAGAAGAACTTTCTTTAGTAACAGATTTCAAGACAGCACAGGAGATAAAAAGGTTTAATGGATGGGAAAAGATAGATAAAGAAATTGAACTGCTCAAAAAACATAGTATATCTGTTATAACAATAAGTGACAGCAAATATCCCAAAAATCTCCTTTCTATAAATGACCCGCCCCAATATCTTTATGTAAAGGGCATCATACAGGAATATGACAGACTTGCCATAGCAGTAGTCGGCACAAGGGCGCCAAGTTATTATGGAACTACTGTGGCAGAAAAAATAGCACAGGAACTGGCACAGTACGGTGTTACAGTTGTAAGCGGACTTGCAAGGGGGATTGACAGCGCAGCCCACAGGGGCGCTTTATCAGGTAAAGGCAGGACTATTGCCGTCCTCGGCTGCGGTATAGATATTGTATATCCAAGGGAAAATAAAAAACTCTTTGAAGAAATCGCTGAAAAGGGCGCAGTTATATCAGAATTTCCTATAGGCACACCTCCGCTGCCGCACAATTTTCCATTAAGAAACAGGATAATAAGCGGTCTGTCTCTGGGCGTTCTGGTTGTAGAGGCATCTTTAAGAAGCGGCTCACTTATTACAGCCCGCCTTGCCCTTGAATACAATAGAGATGTCTTCTGCATACCGGGGGCAATAACATCTGACAGGAGCAAGGGGACTAACAAACTTATAAAGGATGGGGCAAAACTTGTAGAGTCTGTAAAAGATATACTTGAAGATTTTTATGAAATAAGAGAAAATAGGAAAAAAGAGGGTGGCAACAATCTTTCTCTTTCAAAAGAAGAGTCAAAGGTATTAGATTTACTTGATGGAGGGCCCATTCAGATAGATACAATAATACAAAGGACTCATCTATCACCTGCTGAAATAAGCACACTCCTTCTGGAGATGGAGATAAAGGGTCTTATAGAGCAGCAGCCGGGCAAGATATTTTACAGAAGACAGGGGGAATAA
- the ybgF gene encoding tol-pal system protein YbgF, with translation MQHINIHNIIGTVIVVYMLAIISGCGEMQRRELIINDLRENIWKLNKSESEYKTRVEELNSKVSTLQERLSSTEEGLKTADKEIDELKTMSIPVKPPEELKVVKITPEETIKKEPAKIEQVKEEQKVKETKPVQTPASQKDEIIPAAEILYREAHELYKARRLEEAISRFRKMIQHYPKSPLADNAYYWIGEAYYSNKDFVKALNEFKKVLEIYPDENKAPDAMLKIGLTHLEMGDKNKARESFKKLTERYPRSDAADKAKVRLKEK, from the coding sequence ATGCAGCACATTAATATCCACAATATCATAGGAACTGTAATTGTTGTATACATGCTCGCAATTATATCCGGGTGCGGTGAAATGCAAAGGCGTGAACTGATAATAAATGACCTGCGGGAAAATATTTGGAAACTTAATAAGTCTGAATCAGAATATAAGACCAGGGTTGAAGAACTTAATAGTAAAGTTTCCACACTTCAGGAAAGATTATCCAGCACAGAAGAAGGACTTAAAACCGCTGATAAGGAGATTGACGAACTAAAAACAATGTCAATACCTGTAAAGCCTCCTGAAGAACTTAAGGTTGTAAAGATTACCCCTGAAGAAACTATAAAAAAGGAACCTGCAAAGATTGAACAAGTAAAGGAAGAACAAAAGGTAAAAGAAACTAAACCTGTTCAAACCCCTGCATCACAAAAGGATGAAATCATCCCTGCTGCGGAAATACTCTATCGCGAGGCTCATGAACTTTACAAGGCAAGAAGACTTGAAGAAGCCATATCCAGATTCAGAAAGATGATACAGCACTATCCAAAAAGTCCGCTTGCTGACAATGCCTATTATTGGATAGGAGAGGCATATTATTCAAATAAGGATTTTGTAAAGGCACTCAATGAGTTCAAAAAGGTTTTAGAGATTTATCCTGATGAAAATAAGGCACCTGATGCCATGCTCAAGATTGGTCTTACTCATCTGGAGATGGGTGACAAGAATAAGGCACGGGAATCTTTTAAAAAATTGACTGAAAGATACCCAAGAAGCGATGCTGCGGACAAGGCAAAGGTAAGACTTAAAGAAAAGTGA